One window of the Candidatus Dependentiae bacterium genome contains the following:
- a CDS encoding right-handed parallel beta-helix repeat-containing protein yields MKDQPSRKYIIVLLSMYACSLYSLIDPQPGENIHNLLFRTAQEVDATFTTVVEIQSTVDMNQSLLELISSQVDEVDTDLSIHDVMICSKLEVIESKIDEIVIESDGSQLDIIESKVCIIESLVEALDIMVSGSLGTMEVLSAVEALSVEVSVDNVLICSKLDVIDSKIDDIMTESNASQLDVLESKLDVVDAELSIDSMLICSKLEHIENELAILSASEIDLINKNMMILVSISDDLLDTFTVLSSVSEIILDNLSDLDVLVSGLSSQIDTLDTDLSIDNELINSKLMVIDSKIDDIIAASDASQLDVLESKIDALTADVSVDNELICSKLMIIDSKIDEIGPLDISQLDILGSKIDVLTMDVSVDNELICSKLMVIDSKIDEIGPLDISQLDTLESKIDVLTMDVSVDNELICSKLIVIDSKIDTIELSNASQLDVLESNIDALDVDVSVHDELVRSQLDVIESIVEDLNIDTELIISQLDVLESKVNVIDTDLSLDNELICSKLVIIDSKIDTIELSNASQLDVLESKIDVLDVDVSIHDELVRSQLDVIESIIESIVDGLNTELIISQLDVLESKVDVIDTQISVNDALILDELSVIESLVDDLAACCACDVIIMQSDMPYTVENPGVYCLGEDIDVSAFSVGIGIISTGTIVLDLQGHTIDAGPSTNNAIQCLSSSDIVIQNGRVVGTNGDAIAVSSSHRVIIRDMQISNLILHGISIGGNDCTVERCEISSFTGSGIRITAGAERAVIENCIIRTGVRGIQSSTTSPNCTIHNCECSGNTTAGFDIRGANNVVANCVASGNTIDAGVGFTISGANCQVKNSSSVGNNVGIDLNGVTTIELCNNIVNGNTIDFAGGAYDSDLCDDISILDVTVCSKLMAIELKIDSMSGDTSFLEVIESKIDLLACPHMITQADIPLTIGAAGTYCLTEDIVGSGTSILINADNVTLDLQDYMLDAMSGVGIGLSNNINNIQIKNGTIINADIGIILNNAINVMVRNMQMFDATSYSLTSSGASQVRLIDISAFDVDTGFYFDGSADMQVINCCVMNALQNGFRFYNTNKTTVYKSAALQIGSSSTHYGFLCQLCTDMVFTDCVAQECGYTGFSAETTTNALFEDCVSQSNGGNGFRAANTARGIQFINCVSSANDNNGFSCGTGGITSVVIRDCVTHDNGGPGYFCLVTDLLVIGCRCMNTSLAFFDNGSTNARYWNNSTIGASTSYSGGVFTAGVLAATVVASGSVTNTYGHYWTNINN; encoded by the coding sequence ATGAAAGATCAGCCAAGTCGTAAGTACATAATTGTGTTGTTGAGTATGTATGCCTGTTCACTTTACTCTCTGATCGATCCTCAACCAGGTGAAAACATACATAATTTATTATTTAGAACCGCGCAAGAAGTTGATGCAACGTTTACTACCGTGGTGGAAATACAGTCGACGGTAGACATGAATCAATCATTGCTTGAGTTAATAAGTTCACAAGTAGATGAGGTTGATACTGATTTATCCATACACGATGTAATGATCTGTTCAAAGTTAGAAGTTATTGAATCGAAAATAGACGAGATTGTAATAGAATCAGATGGCTCTCAGCTAGATATAATAGAATCAAAAGTGTGTATTATAGAATCGTTAGTTGAAGCGCTGGACATCATGGTGAGTGGCTCACTGGGAACCATGGAGGTACTATCAGCAGTGGAAGCATTGAGCGTTGAAGTATCGGTAGATAATGTATTAATATGCTCCAAGCTCGACGTAATAGATTCAAAGATAGATGACATCATGACAGAATCGAATGCATCACAGCTGGATGTACTAGAATCAAAGCTAGATGTCGTAGATGCAGAGTTATCAATAGATAGCATGCTGATATGCTCGAAGTTAGAGCATATAGAAAATGAACTGGCAATACTATCAGCATCAGAAATAGATTTGATCAATAAAAATATGATGATATTAGTGTCAATAAGTGATGATCTGCTCGACACGTTTACGGTATTATCAAGTGTTTCTGAAATTATACTAGATAATTTGAGTGACTTGGATGTGCTGGTATCAGGGCTATCAAGCCAGATAGATACACTGGATACAGATCTATCAATAGATAATGAACTGATAAATTCCAAGTTAATGGTAATAGATTCAAAAATAGATGACATTATAGCAGCATCAGATGCATCACAGTTGGATGTACTAGAAAGCAAAATTGATGCGCTCACGGCAGACGTATCAGTAGATAATGAACTGATATGCTCCAAGTTAATGATCATAGATTCAAAGATAGATGAGATTGGACCACTAGATATATCACAGCTAGATATACTAGGAAGCAAGATTGATGTGCTCACGATGGACGTATCAGTAGATAATGAACTGATATGTTCCAAGTTAATGGTCATAGATTCAAAGATAGATGAGATTGGACCACTAGATATATCGCAATTGGATACACTAGAAAGCAAGATTGATGTACTCACGATGGACGTATCAGTAGATAATGAACTGATATGTTCCAAGTTAATAGTCATAGATTCAAAGATAGACACGATAGAACTATCAAATGCATCACAGTTGGATGTGCTAGAAAGCAACATAGATGCGCTGGATGTAGACGTGTCAGTGCATGATGAGTTAGTGCGCTCGCAACTGGATGTAATCGAATCGATAGTAGAAGATCTGAATATAGATACCGAATTAATTATCTCACAACTGGATGTGCTGGAAAGCAAAGTAAATGTGATCGATACAGATCTATCACTCGATAATGAACTGATATGCTCCAAACTTGTGATCATAGATTCAAAGATAGACACGATAGAACTATCAAACGCATCACAGTTGGATGTACTAGAAAGTAAAATCGATGTGCTAGATGTAGACGTATCAATACATGATGAATTAGTACGTTCGCAACTGGATGTAATCGAATCGATCATCGAATCAATAGTAGATGGTCTGAACACCGAACTCATTATTTCACAACTGGATGTGCTGGAAAGCAAAGTAGATGTAATTGATACGCAGATATCAGTCAATGACGCTCTGATTCTTGATGAACTATCAGTAATTGAATCACTAGTAGATGATTTAGCAGCATGTTGTGCGTGTGATGTTATTATTATGCAATCAGATATGCCGTATACGGTAGAAAATCCCGGCGTATATTGCTTAGGAGAAGATATAGACGTATCGGCATTTAGTGTAGGGATAGGAATAATATCAACAGGAACTATAGTATTGGATTTACAAGGGCATACAATAGATGCTGGCCCTTCAACCAATAATGCAATACAGTGCTTATCATCAAGTGATATTGTCATACAAAATGGTAGGGTAGTAGGCACCAACGGAGATGCAATAGCTGTGTCATCATCACATAGGGTTATTATACGAGACATGCAAATAAGTAATTTGATATTGCATGGGATCAGTATAGGGGGAAATGATTGTACGGTAGAACGATGCGAGATTAGTTCATTTACTGGATCAGGAATAAGAATAACAGCAGGTGCAGAACGAGCAGTAATAGAAAATTGCATAATAAGAACCGGCGTTAGAGGAATACAAAGTAGTACAACATCGCCTAATTGCACCATACATAATTGTGAATGTAGTGGTAATACGACAGCAGGATTTGATATACGAGGGGCAAATAACGTAGTAGCCAATTGTGTAGCATCAGGCAACACGATAGATGCTGGGGTAGGATTTACGATAAGCGGCGCGAATTGCCAAGTCAAAAATAGTTCATCAGTAGGCAATAATGTAGGGATAGATCTGAATGGAGTAACGACCATAGAATTATGTAACAACATAGTAAATGGTAATACTATCGATTTTGCAGGCGGTGCGTATGACAGTGACTTATGTGATGATATTTCGATACTCGATGTTACCGTATGCTCTAAGCTAATGGCCATAGAATTAAAAATAGACAGTATGAGTGGCGATACTTCATTCTTAGAAGTTATAGAATCAAAAATCGATTTATTAGCATGTCCACACATGATTACCCAGGCAGATATACCGCTCACCATTGGAGCAGCAGGTACCTATTGTCTGACAGAAGATATAGTAGGTTCCGGTACATCTATTTTGATTAATGCAGATAACGTCACCCTAGATTTGCAAGATTATATGCTCGATGCAATGAGCGGTGTAGGGATTGGGCTGAGCAACAATATCAATAATATTCAAATAAAAAACGGTACTATTATTAATGCTGACATAGGTATTATCTTGAACAATGCTATAAATGTTATGGTGCGCAATATGCAGATGTTTGATGCTACTAGTTATAGTTTGACCAGTAGTGGCGCGAGCCAAGTGCGACTCATAGACATCAGCGCATTCGATGTTGATACCGGGTTTTATTTTGATGGCAGTGCTGATATGCAGGTGATCAATTGTTGTGTGATGAATGCGTTACAAAATGGATTTAGGTTTTACAACACGAATAAAACAACGGTGTATAAGTCAGCAGCGCTCCAGATTGGCAGTAGTTCTACGCATTATGGATTTTTGTGCCAGTTGTGCACTGATATGGTATTTACTGATTGTGTAGCACAAGAGTGCGGATACACTGGGTTTAGTGCGGAAACTACAACCAATGCATTGTTCGAAGATTGTGTTTCTCAGAGTAATGGCGGGAATGGGTTTAGAGCTGCTAATACGGCTCGAGGTATACAATTTATTAACTGTGTAAGCTCTGCGAATGATAATAATGGATTTTCTTGTGGTACGGGAGGAATTACGTCGGTTGTCATACGTGATTGTGTTACGCATGATAATGGCGGACCGGGATATTTTTGTCTGGTGACAGATTTGTTGGTGATTGGTTGTCGGTGTATGAATACAAGTCTTGCTTTTTTTGATAATGGCAGTACGAATGCGCGTTACTGGAATAATTCAACAATAGGTGCCTCGACGAGCTATAGTGGCGGTGTATTTACAGCAGGTGTTCTCGCGGCCACCGTAGTTGCAAGTGGATCAGTTACTAATACATATGGGCACTATTGGACTAATATTAACAACTAA